The Faecalibaculum rodentium genome segment ACGTCAATTGAGTTTTTCATCTCCTTGATTTTTTCCTTGTGCTCCACCCCGAACCGCTGCTCCTCGTCAATGATCAGGAATCCCAGGTCTTTGTACTGAATGGTTTTCGACAGCAGTTTGTGGGTGCCCACCACGATATCCACCGTTCCATCCTTCAGTCCCTTTCGGATTTCCTTCAGCTTTTTTTCCGGGGTAAACCGGCTCACCATCTCAATTCTTGCCCCTGTGTATTCGAACCGTTTTTCCAGGGTCTTGTAATGCTGCAGTGCCAGTACGGTGGTCGGACAAAGGAACGCCACCTGTTTTCCGCTTTCGATGGCCTTGAAGGCACAGCGCATCGCCACTTCTGTTTTTCCAAATCCCACATCCCCGCACAAAAGGTGATCCATCGGCTTGGCTTTTTCCATTTCTGCCTTGATCTCCGCCGTTGCCTGGAGCTGGTCCGGGGTTGGCGTGTAGGGAAATGCCTCATCAAACTCCACCTGCAGGGCGTCATCCTTCGGAAAGGCAAAGCCGATCTCTTCATTTCTCTCGGCATACAGCTCCACCAGCCGTCCTGCGATTTCCTCGACCTTCTGACTGACTCGTTCCCGGGTTTTCTGCCACTGGCCGGATCCAAGCTGAGACAGCCTGACACCAGTCCCTTCCTTGGAGATGTACTTGCGGACGAGCTGGAACTGCGCCAGAGGAACAAACAGTTCGTCCTGTCCCCTGTAGGCAATATGCAGATAATCCTGAATGCGGCCTTTCTGCGTCCGCTGCACGGTTCCAAGATACTGCCCGATTCCATACTGACTGTGCACTACATAGTCTCCCGGCTCCAGTTCCAGGACATTGGAGAGCATCTGTCCTTCCTTGAACGTCTTCTGATACCGATGGTGACGGACAGGCTTGGAAAACAGTTCCCGGGACGTATACACATCGAAGTCTTCCGTTCTGAATCCTTCGTAATACCAGCCCTCGACCCGGCGGATTTTCCTGCCTTCGGCGCGGTCTTTCAGCAGCTTTGCCTCTGTGTCACTGACGGCAAACCAGGTCTGTTCCCGCATGTTCTTCAGAAAAATATCCAGTGGCTCCCGGACTTCATCCACAGGCCGGATTCCGGACACAATGGGATCCTTCAGGTCTTCAAACTGATGAATGACCTGGAACGGCCGCTGTTTTTCAAGAGTCACCAGATCATGAAACAGTGTATAGACCGGAAGACTACGGTTTTCTGTCACCAGTTCCTGCACAAAGGCAGTATTTTCGGTGCGAATCTTTTTCTCCGCCAGGAACACTTCTTCTTCGCTGGAGAGAATGACAGTTCCCGGGACGTAATCCAGCAGACTGGCTGCAGATGTCAGGGAAAACATCCTGTACAGACTGGCAGCAGTGTCATATGTCCGCAGCCCCCGAAGGTCTTCCTCCACCTGTTCCGTGAGGCTCCGGGCCGCTTCCTCATCCAGACGGGCCACTGCAGTTTTCAGAAGGTCCCGGGCTTTTGTTTCTATTTCAGCCAGCTGATTCTCTGTGAACAGCAGATCGGTGGCCGGAACGATTCTTACGCAGTCCGTGGTATGAATGGTACGCTGTGAATTCTCATCGAAGAAACGGATTGAGTCGATTTCTGTGTCAAAAAACTCGATCCGGACCGGATGATCGTATTCCAGCGTGAATATATCCACGATTCCTCCCCGGCTTGCGTAGGTCAGAGGACGGTCCACATAATTCACCTTTGAATATCCGGCTCTGTTGAGCGCTTTTTTCAGGGACGCCATATCCAGTTCCATTCCCGGTTTCAGGTCAAAAATCAGGGAAGCAAACAGGTCTTTGTCCGGAAGAAAGCGCAGAAAGCCGGCTGTGTTCGTGATGATCAGACGTGGTTTTTCATCAGTTGCCAGCTGCTGCAGCACATCCAGCTGTTCTTCCTTCTCCTCGGGACTGGAAGCGATTTCCTGTACCCGCAGACTTTCGTCGCTGGTAAACAGCAGCACATCCTCCACCAGCGGATTGAGTCTTGCATACAGCTGCTGTGCCGCATAGCGGTCTTTCTTTATGATGATCCGGGTTTTTCTGTCAGCAGAAAAGGCACTGGCAAGGACCAGTGCTTCTTCCATGGGAAACAGATTCCCAAGCCTGTTTTCTCCGTCCATGAGTGCATGGACAGCAGGGTTGTGTTTGAGCCAGTCTCGAATTTCCTGTGTCATGGGCAAATCATACCTTTTTTGCGTTGTAACTGTTCATGGCATGCATGGTTCCATTCAGGATGATGTCTTCAGCTGCTTTTGCGGCAGCATCCAAAGCGGTCTGAAGATCCTGCTTCTGTTCGGAAGGGAACTTGCCCAGGACCCAGCCAATCATCGGAATTTGCGGATCTTTGCCGATTCCAATGCGTATTCTGTCAAATTCATTCGTAAATATGCAGTGTATGACGCTTTTTACTCCATTATGTCCGCCAGCGCTCCCTTTCTGGCGTATTCTGATTTTTCCCACAGGCAAATCAACATCATCATAGAGAATCACCACATCCTGGGGAGAGGCCTTGTAGTAATCCAGGCACTGCCGCAGCGCGATTCCCGAGTCATTCATATAGGTCTGCGGCTTCAGCAGCACCACATCTTCGCCGTTGATTTTGCCTTTAGCAAACTGGCTCGAAAATTTCTCCTGTGAAAAAACCAGACTCAGCCGGTCTGCCAGCTCATCCACAGCCATAAATCCGGCATTGTGCCGGGTGTTTTCATATTTTGTCCCTGGATTTCCCAGTCCTGCTATGATTTTCATCTGTTATACTCCTTTGCACTATGAATCGTATAGTTCGGCTCTGGCAGGCAGCCTGAGCATTTGTCATCAACAGAAAAAACGGGAGTGTCTCCCGTTCGTGTTATTCTGTTTCCTTGCCGGGCGTATAGAGAATATGAAGCCGTCTTGCTGCTCCTTCTCCCTCGCTTTTTGTGGAGATGTCCTTCATATCAGCCAGTGCATTGTGAATGACTTTCCGTTCGTCGGCAGGCATCGGATCCAGGACTGCATCCACCTTTGTCCGTCTGACATCCCTGGCCTGTCGGATGGCCATTCTGGTCAGCTTTTCATAGCGGTCCTGTTTATAACCGTTCACATCGATCAGGAGACGGATTCTTTTTCTGAACTGTGCAGAGACAGCGGATTTGACCAGGCGGTTGAATGCCTGGAGGCTCTTGCCGGCTCTTCCGATGAGAATGGCATTGTTGGCAGTATCCACCGTGATCCGGTAGAATCCGTCTTTGTCCTGTTCGATTTCTGTTGTTCCATCCAGGCCGGCATTCTCAAAGTACGTCTGGATATAGTCGCGGATGAATGTCCGGACATCTTTCTCACACCAGACTTCCACTTCCACCGTTCGTCCTATACCGAGAAATCCGGCTTTTTCTTCCGTCACTGTATAGGCAAGTTCCTCGACAGAACACTCTTTGTCTGCGGCGGCCGCCTGCAGGGCTTCTTCCAGCGTCTTGCCTGTAAATCTGGAAAACTCCATACTGTTCCCTCTTTCGATTCGC includes the following:
- the mfd gene encoding transcription-repair coupling factor is translated as MTQEIRDWLKHNPAVHALMDGENRLGNLFPMEEALVLASAFSADRKTRIIIKKDRYAAQQLYARLNPLVEDVLLFTSDESLRVQEIASSPEEKEEQLDVLQQLATDEKPRLIITNTAGFLRFLPDKDLFASLIFDLKPGMELDMASLKKALNRAGYSKVNYVDRPLTYASRGGIVDIFTLEYDHPVRIEFFDTEIDSIRFFDENSQRTIHTTDCVRIVPATDLLFTENQLAEIETKARDLLKTAVARLDEEAARSLTEQVEEDLRGLRTYDTAASLYRMFSLTSAASLLDYVPGTVILSSEEEVFLAEKKIRTENTAFVQELVTENRSLPVYTLFHDLVTLEKQRPFQVIHQFEDLKDPIVSGIRPVDEVREPLDIFLKNMREQTWFAVSDTEAKLLKDRAEGRKIRRVEGWYYEGFRTEDFDVYTSRELFSKPVRHHRYQKTFKEGQMLSNVLELEPGDYVVHSQYGIGQYLGTVQRTQKGRIQDYLHIAYRGQDELFVPLAQFQLVRKYISKEGTGVRLSQLGSGQWQKTRERVSQKVEEIAGRLVELYAERNEEIGFAFPKDDALQVEFDEAFPYTPTPDQLQATAEIKAEMEKAKPMDHLLCGDVGFGKTEVAMRCAFKAIESGKQVAFLCPTTVLALQHYKTLEKRFEYTGARIEMVSRFTPEKKLKEIRKGLKDGTVDIVVGTHKLLSKTIQYKDLGFLIIDEEQRFGVEHKEKIKEMKNSIDVLSLSATPIPRTLQMSLIGVRTISQLNTPPAHRHPIQTYVMEKRSTVVQEVIARELARDGQVFYLYNHVSNINAVAAHLQAQFPDAPVGVAHGRMSRDDIEQVMLDFAKGKYKILVCTTIIETGLDIENANTMIIEDADHFGLSQLYQIRGRVGRRDRIAYCYLMVQPRKQITEQAAKRLRSIREFTQLGSGYKIAMRDLTIRGAGDMLGPQQAGFIDQVGLDLYLEMLSEAIARKQGRMPVKKEPEKSAAISIGGYIPAGFTDNDGDKLALYQEIRDAKTPQQLEACESRVTDLFGRIPKDVMELFEQRRLDLFVMQPGVAGLKETPAAYVVTMDAAWSGSVDGRRLFEEVSALSRQVKLRMKSGQIEILVDRKSRRPVHLLLELSKLLMQDSLKKTAKGE
- the pth gene encoding aminoacyl-tRNA hydrolase; this encodes MKIIAGLGNPGTKYENTRHNAGFMAVDELADRLSLVFSQEKFSSQFAKGKINGEDVVLLKPQTYMNDSGIALRQCLDYYKASPQDVVILYDDVDLPVGKIRIRQKGSAGGHNGVKSVIHCIFTNEFDRIRIGIGKDPQIPMIGWVLGKFPSEQKQDLQTALDAAAKAAEDIILNGTMHAMNSYNAKKV
- a CDS encoding protein jag: MEFSRFTGKTLEEALQAAAADKECSVEELAYTVTEEKAGFLGIGRTVEVEVWCEKDVRTFIRDYIQTYFENAGLDGTTEIEQDKDGFYRITVDTANNAILIGRAGKSLQAFNRLVKSAVSAQFRKRIRLLIDVNGYKQDRYEKLTRMAIRQARDVRRTKVDAVLDPMPADERKVIHNALADMKDISTKSEGEGAARRLHILYTPGKETE